The following proteins come from a genomic window of Tepidiforma thermophila:
- the fusA gene encoding elongation factor G, with translation MKVYPTEAIRNVVLVGHGSVGKTSLAEAALYESGAITRLGSVQDQNTVTDYDDDEHRRKFSLNLALAPLEWEGRKINIIDTPGYADFVTEVICGAHAADLAVVVVDAVAGPEVGTDRVWSIAEKLGLPRLIVINRMDRENANFAHVLAALQQRWGHRVMPLQLPIGAHDSFRGVVDLLHMKGYVNEQADEVDVPDELREEAERLRAQLIEGIVETDEELMTKYFADEELSEDELRRVLHGGLDHNLIFPVVCVSATKLIGVRQLLHTIAFSGPSPADRDPIEAGGIKVTADPSAPPVALVFKTAADPFVGRLSYLRVFSGRVTADSHLWNANRQADERLGTLYMQRGKEQVPVQEIVAGDIGVVAKLAHTGTGDTLGSRERPVTLPPMQFPAPVFSMAVRPVGKAAVDKLGPSLQRMVEEDPGLRLDRDPATGELILSGLGDAHLEVTVERLKRKFNVEVELALPRVPYRETVTKKASAEYTHKKQTGGHGQYGRVLLEVEPLPRGSGIRFAERVVGGAVPKEFIPAVEKGVMETAAGGIIAGYELTDCQVTLVDGKHHPVDSNEMSFKLAASQALKEAVQGAGPILLEPIMLIRVYVPDEFAGDIVGDLNTKRARIHGINPDGGMSVIEAEVPLAEVQRYASDLRSLTQGRGVFELTFDHYGEVPANIAQRVISEHKKALEEAHAH, from the coding sequence ATGAAGGTGTATCCCACCGAAGCCATCCGTAATGTGGTCCTGGTGGGCCACGGGAGCGTCGGCAAGACGAGCCTTGCCGAAGCAGCGCTCTATGAGAGCGGCGCCATCACCCGGCTCGGCTCCGTCCAGGACCAGAATACGGTCACCGACTACGACGACGATGAGCACCGACGGAAGTTCAGCCTGAACCTTGCGCTGGCGCCGCTCGAGTGGGAGGGCCGCAAAATCAACATCATCGATACCCCCGGGTACGCCGATTTCGTGACGGAGGTCATTTGCGGGGCACATGCCGCGGACCTGGCGGTGGTGGTAGTTGACGCGGTGGCGGGCCCGGAGGTTGGAACCGACAGGGTGTGGAGCATCGCCGAGAAGCTGGGGCTGCCGCGCCTCATTGTCATCAACCGGATGGACCGGGAGAACGCAAACTTTGCACACGTCCTCGCGGCACTCCAGCAGCGATGGGGGCACCGTGTGATGCCGCTCCAGCTCCCCATCGGGGCGCACGATTCGTTCAGGGGCGTCGTGGACCTCCTCCACATGAAGGGCTACGTGAACGAGCAGGCCGACGAAGTTGACGTGCCGGATGAGCTGCGCGAGGAAGCGGAGCGGCTCCGGGCGCAGCTGATCGAGGGCATCGTCGAAACCGACGAAGAGCTGATGACCAAGTACTTTGCCGATGAGGAGCTCTCGGAGGACGAACTTCGCCGGGTGCTCCACGGCGGCCTGGACCACAACCTGATCTTTCCGGTGGTCTGTGTCTCGGCAACGAAACTCATCGGTGTGCGGCAGCTGCTCCACACCATCGCATTCAGCGGCCCATCGCCCGCCGACCGTGACCCGATCGAGGCCGGCGGCATCAAGGTCACGGCCGACCCCTCGGCGCCGCCGGTCGCGCTGGTATTCAAGACAGCGGCGGATCCGTTCGTGGGCCGGCTGAGCTACCTGCGCGTCTTTTCGGGGCGGGTGACCGCCGATTCCCACCTGTGGAACGCGAATCGGCAGGCCGATGAGCGGCTCGGAACGCTGTACATGCAGCGCGGCAAGGAACAGGTCCCGGTGCAAGAGATTGTCGCCGGCGATATTGGCGTCGTCGCCAAGCTTGCGCATACGGGGACCGGCGACACGCTCGGCAGCCGGGAGCGGCCGGTCACGCTTCCCCCGATGCAGTTCCCCGCACCGGTATTCAGCATGGCCGTCCGGCCGGTCGGCAAGGCCGCGGTCGATAAGCTCGGACCGAGCCTGCAGCGGATGGTCGAAGAGGACCCCGGTCTCCGCCTCGACCGCGACCCCGCGACCGGTGAGCTCATCCTCTCAGGCCTGGGCGACGCCCACCTCGAAGTCACCGTTGAACGGCTGAAACGGAAGTTCAATGTCGAAGTTGAACTGGCGCTGCCGCGCGTCCCCTACCGGGAGACCGTCACGAAGAAGGCCTCGGCGGAGTATACCCACAAGAAACAGACTGGCGGCCATGGCCAGTACGGCCGTGTGCTGCTCGAAGTTGAGCCGCTGCCGCGTGGCTCCGGCATCAGGTTTGCCGAACGGGTCGTGGGCGGCGCGGTGCCGAAGGAGTTCATTCCGGCAGTCGAAAAGGGCGTCATGGAGACAGCTGCCGGCGGCATCATCGCCGGCTACGAACTGACGGACTGCCAGGTCACCCTGGTCGACGGCAAGCACCATCCGGTGGACTCCAACGAGATGTCATTCAAGCTCGCCGCGTCCCAGGCACTGAAGGAGGCCGTGCAGGGTGCGGGGCCGATTCTCCTCGAGCCGATTATGCTGATTCGGGTGTATGTCCCGGACGAATTTGCCGGCGACATCGTGGGCGACCTGAACACGAAGCGCGCCCGCATTCATGGCATCAACCCGGACGGCGGCATGAGCGTGATCGAGGCAGAGGTCCCGCTGGCGGAGGTGCAGCGGTATGCGTCCGACCTCCGGTCGCTCACCCAGGGCCGCGGGGTGTTTGAGCTTACCTTCGACCACTACGGCGAGGTGCCGGCGAACATCGCCCAGCGTGTCATTTCCGAGCACAAGAAAGCGCTTGAGGAGGCCCACGCCCACTGA
- a CDS encoding helicase C-terminal domain-containing protein: MTTYVALDLETTGLEPERDRIIEVGAVRFTAGGVEAEFSTLVNPGRRLTPFIERLTGISNALVASAPPLDQVRDDLVRFLDGAVIIGHNIEFDLEFLRNSGVLQHADAIDTAEFARLLLPDLKNFTLGEVAAALGLPVTDQHRALADARLAARVFLELSKLAERLDPARRAQLGRLVLTDAPALGRTLGGAEASPAPRSGLPAPPPFRPVPVLTSRNPPQPIRRQDLEAAFGGLARVVQGFEHRDEQLAMAEAVRETFVEGGHLLVEAGTGVGKSLAYLVPAALDAIRNGRRVVVSTNTIALQEQLIQKDIPVLRRALAAAGFINAPEDLRVALLKGRGNYLCYARWAASYVAGTRDPDVARLSASILLWLEQTETGDRSELRLGPEESAAWARLSASEADCLSRQHRHVREGNCFLWRARKLAESAHLVIVNHALLLADLASEGSAIPEFDHLVVDEAHNLEDVATQQFGGTLTLRKLTESLDAIHRPGTRDHREGGAVMLLRSFDGEPYASSARALAGLVAAAREAARPFFRAVGALPARDGDGDRLLLTPLVRREPAWEEAEERWQALHAQLERIERAGEEAAKLLAKAPVELSDELAAEFRAAFRKIGDVRALGEVLVNPAGPETITWAAREPEGIGSLHMAPLDVGPLLREQLFEPRRVVVATSATLSANHDMSFAAGRLGLDSPRMLELGSPFDYERAALLAAVDDLPEPNHPDFPGRLARAIGTLALASRGRAIALFTSNVLLRHVSGLVRPMLEPSGIVVLAQGIDGTPRWITEQLRENPETLVLGSASFWEGVDIRGDALSLVMITRLPFDVPTDPVGRARAEQYDDPFNQYQVPAAILRFRQGFGRLIRDRRDRGVVAVFDRRLWEKRYGRQFIDSLPRCTRFRGSTDEVASAIEEWLSRG; this comes from the coding sequence ATGACAACCTATGTGGCGCTCGACCTCGAAACCACCGGCCTCGAGCCCGAGCGCGACCGCATCATCGAGGTGGGCGCCGTGCGGTTCACGGCCGGCGGCGTCGAAGCCGAGTTCAGCACCCTCGTCAATCCCGGCCGGCGGCTCACGCCGTTCATCGAGCGCCTGACCGGCATCTCGAACGCCCTCGTCGCGTCCGCGCCGCCGCTCGACCAGGTCCGCGACGACCTCGTGCGGTTCCTCGATGGCGCCGTGATTATTGGACATAATATTGAATTTGACCTCGAGTTCCTTCGCAACTCGGGCGTGCTGCAGCACGCTGATGCCATCGACACCGCGGAGTTTGCCCGCCTCCTCCTGCCCGACCTGAAGAACTTTACCCTTGGCGAGGTAGCTGCAGCCCTGGGCCTTCCGGTGACCGACCAGCACCGCGCGCTGGCCGATGCCCGCCTGGCGGCCAGGGTCTTCCTCGAGCTCAGCAAGCTCGCCGAACGCCTCGACCCGGCCCGGCGCGCGCAGCTTGGCCGGCTGGTGCTCACCGATGCGCCGGCGCTCGGGCGCACCCTTGGCGGCGCCGAGGCATCGCCGGCACCCCGCAGTGGGCTGCCGGCGCCTCCGCCATTCCGTCCCGTCCCCGTGCTTACCTCGCGGAATCCGCCGCAACCGATCCGGCGGCAGGACCTGGAGGCGGCCTTCGGCGGCCTTGCGCGCGTGGTGCAGGGGTTCGAGCACCGCGATGAGCAGCTCGCCATGGCCGAGGCGGTCCGCGAAACATTCGTGGAGGGCGGACACCTCCTCGTGGAGGCCGGGACAGGCGTCGGGAAGTCCCTCGCCTACCTCGTGCCAGCCGCGCTGGATGCCATCCGGAACGGCCGCCGGGTCGTGGTCAGTACCAACACCATTGCGCTCCAGGAGCAGCTCATCCAGAAGGACATCCCCGTGCTCCGCCGGGCGCTGGCTGCAGCAGGCTTCATCAATGCACCAGAGGACCTCCGGGTCGCTCTCCTGAAGGGACGCGGGAACTACCTGTGCTACGCCCGCTGGGCGGCAAGTTACGTGGCCGGCACGCGCGACCCGGACGTCGCCCGGCTCAGCGCCAGCATCCTCCTCTGGCTGGAACAGACGGAAACGGGCGACCGGTCTGAACTCCGGCTCGGTCCTGAGGAGTCGGCCGCCTGGGCTCGCCTCTCCGCATCCGAGGCTGATTGCCTTTCACGCCAGCATCGCCACGTCCGCGAAGGCAACTGCTTCCTCTGGCGGGCACGAAAGCTCGCGGAATCGGCGCACTTGGTTATCGTCAACCACGCGCTGCTGCTCGCCGACCTCGCATCGGAAGGCAGCGCGATTCCCGAATTCGACCACCTGGTTGTTGATGAGGCGCACAACCTCGAGGACGTCGCGACCCAGCAGTTCGGCGGAACGCTCACGCTTCGGAAATTGACCGAGTCCCTCGACGCTATCCATCGGCCCGGCACTCGCGACCACCGGGAGGGCGGCGCCGTCATGCTCCTGCGCTCTTTCGATGGCGAGCCGTACGCATCCTCTGCCAGGGCGCTGGCCGGGCTCGTCGCTGCGGCCCGCGAGGCAGCCCGCCCGTTTTTCCGGGCGGTGGGAGCCCTCCCTGCCCGTGACGGCGACGGCGACCGCCTTCTGCTGACACCCCTCGTCAGGCGCGAGCCCGCCTGGGAAGAGGCCGAAGAGCGCTGGCAGGCGCTCCATGCCCAGCTCGAGCGCATCGAACGCGCCGGCGAAGAGGCTGCGAAGCTGCTTGCCAAGGCGCCGGTTGAACTGTCCGACGAGCTCGCCGCCGAGTTCCGGGCAGCCTTCCGGAAGATCGGCGATGTTCGCGCGCTCGGTGAGGTGCTCGTCAACCCGGCCGGCCCGGAGACGATCACCTGGGCCGCCCGTGAGCCCGAAGGGATCGGCTCGCTTCATATGGCGCCTCTGGATGTCGGACCGCTCCTCCGCGAACAGCTTTTCGAACCCCGCCGCGTCGTGGTCGCAACCAGCGCAACCCTGAGCGCCAATCACGACATGTCGTTCGCGGCCGGCCGCCTCGGCCTTGACTCGCCGCGCATGCTCGAACTCGGGTCCCCGTTCGACTACGAGCGCGCCGCCCTGCTCGCTGCAGTCGACGACCTTCCCGAGCCGAACCATCCTGACTTCCCCGGCAGGCTCGCCCGCGCGATCGGGACGCTCGCCCTCGCCTCCCGCGGCCGCGCGATTGCGCTCTTCACCTCAAATGTGCTCCTGCGGCATGTCTCCGGGCTCGTCCGCCCGATGCTCGAGCCGTCCGGCATCGTGGTCCTCGCCCAGGGCATCGATGGCACCCCCAGGTGGATTACCGAACAGCTCCGCGAAAATCCCGAAACCCTCGTCCTCGGAAGCGCCAGCTTCTGGGAGGGTGTCGATATCCGCGGCGATGCGCTCTCGCTTGTGATGATCACCCGCCTGCCCTTCGATGTGCCGACCGACCCCGTCGGCCGCGCCCGCGCCGAGCAGTACGACGACCCGTTCAACCAGTACCAGGTCCCGGCGGCCATCCTCCGTTTCCGCCAGGGGTTCGGCCGGCTCATCCGCGACCGGCGCGACCGCGGCGTTGTCGCAGTATTCGACCGCCGTCTCTGGGAGAAGCGGTACGGGCGCCAGTTTATCGATTCGCTCCCGCGGTGCACCCGCTTCCGTGGCTCGACCGATGAAGTCGCCTCCGCCATTGAGGAGTGGCTCTCACGTGGCTGA
- a CDS encoding N-acetyltransferase, protein MAELAQQLAIRGERVALEPAGLGSLAIVRLQDGCRVGRLDVLPGGPGELIAWELCIDEAERGYGAGSEAARLFALAAGQAGWTRLRARAHPRFGLSVYFWMRMGFRPLHGEGPEGGIWFVRQLAGGPA, encoded by the coding sequence GTGGCTGAGCTTGCACAGCAGCTTGCCATCCGAGGTGAACGGGTTGCACTCGAGCCGGCCGGTCTCGGCAGCCTGGCAATTGTCCGGCTGCAGGATGGTTGCCGTGTCGGCCGCCTGGACGTGCTGCCTGGCGGACCGGGCGAACTGATCGCCTGGGAGCTTTGTATCGACGAAGCGGAGCGCGGCTATGGCGCCGGCTCGGAGGCAGCCCGGCTCTTTGCCCTCGCCGCCGGGCAGGCGGGCTGGACCCGTCTCCGGGCGCGCGCGCACCCGCGGTTCGGACTCTCCGTCTACTTCTGGATGCGAATGGGCTTCCGGCCCCTCCATGGTGAGGGGCCGGAAGGGGGAATCTGGTTCGTCCGCCAGCTGGCAGGAGGACCAGCTTAG
- a CDS encoding NADP-dependent isocitrate dehydrogenase, which produces MEKIKVLSPVVELDGDEMTRIIWRFIKEKLILPYLDIKLEYYDLGIENRDATNDQVTVEAAYAIKKYGVGVKCATITPDEARVKEFNLKQMWKSPNGTIRNILGGVVFREPIICRNIPRLVPGWTKPIVIGRHAHGDQYRATDFRVPGPGTVTISWTPADGGEPMQFEVATFDGPGVAMGMYNFDDSIRDFARASFRYGLERNYPVYLSTKNTILKAYDGRFKDIFQEVFDTEFAEKFKARGLTYEHRLIDDMVASALKWEGGYVWACKNYDGDVQSDTVAQGFGSLGLMTSVLLTPDGKTCEAEAAHGTVTRHYRAYQRGEKTSTNPIASIFAWTRGLAFRAKLDGTPEVARFAETLERVCVETVESGKMTKDLAMLISPDTPWLTTEEFLDELDRGLRAKMAAWTNA; this is translated from the coding sequence ATGGAGAAGATCAAAGTCCTCAGTCCGGTCGTCGAGCTCGACGGCGACGAGATGACGCGCATCATCTGGCGCTTCATTAAAGAAAAGCTCATCCTGCCGTACCTCGACATCAAGCTCGAGTACTACGACCTCGGCATCGAGAACCGGGACGCGACCAACGACCAGGTCACCGTCGAAGCTGCGTACGCCATCAAGAAGTACGGCGTCGGGGTGAAGTGCGCCACGATCACGCCGGACGAAGCACGGGTCAAAGAGTTCAACCTGAAGCAGATGTGGAAGTCTCCGAACGGGACGATCCGCAACATCCTCGGCGGTGTGGTCTTCCGTGAGCCGATCATCTGCCGGAATATCCCGCGGCTCGTACCGGGTTGGACGAAACCGATTGTGATCGGGCGCCACGCGCATGGCGACCAGTACCGCGCGACCGATTTCCGGGTGCCAGGGCCGGGTACGGTCACGATCAGCTGGACGCCGGCGGACGGCGGCGAACCGATGCAGTTCGAGGTCGCAACGTTCGACGGCCCAGGCGTGGCGATGGGCATGTACAACTTTGATGACTCGATTCGCGACTTCGCCCGCGCCTCGTTCCGCTACGGCCTGGAGCGAAACTACCCGGTCTACCTTTCTACGAAGAACACGATCCTGAAGGCATACGACGGCCGCTTCAAGGACATCTTCCAGGAGGTGTTCGACACCGAGTTTGCGGAAAAGTTCAAGGCGCGCGGTCTGACCTACGAGCACCGGCTAATCGACGATATGGTCGCCTCAGCGCTGAAATGGGAGGGCGGCTACGTGTGGGCGTGCAAGAACTACGACGGTGACGTCCAGTCCGACACCGTGGCCCAGGGGTTCGGGTCACTCGGACTGATGACGTCGGTGCTGCTCACGCCGGACGGAAAGACCTGCGAGGCGGAAGCCGCCCACGGGACGGTGACCCGGCATTACCGGGCCTATCAGCGGGGTGAGAAAACCTCGACCAACCCCATTGCGTCGATCTTTGCATGGACCCGCGGCCTTGCCTTCCGGGCGAAGCTGGACGGCACGCCAGAGGTCGCGCGGTTCGCGGAGACGCTCGAACGAGTCTGCGTCGAGACGGTCGAGAGCGGCAAGATGACGAAAGACCTCGCCATGCTCATCTCGCCGGACACACCGTGGCTCACCACCGAAGAGTTCCTCGACGAACTCGACCGTGGCCTCCGGGCGAAAATGGCAGCCTGGACGAACGCCTAA
- the acnA gene encoding aconitate hydratase AcnA encodes MAHPDSFGAKRRLEVGGTSYTIFALDALRDRGFPGVDRLPFSLKILLENLLRLEDGRAVTAEDIAALAGWQPNSGADREIAFTPARVLLQDFTGVPVVVDLASMRDAIVALGGDPARINPLQRVDLVIDHSVQVDYYGRPDAFEKNVELEFERNRERYQFLRWGQQAFRNFRVVPPGTGIVHQVNLEYLASVVFQNEVDGELQAYPDTLVGTDSHTTMVNGLGVLGWGVGGIEAEAAMLGQPVAMLIPEVVGFRLTGRLREGATGTDLVLRVTQMLRERGVVGKFVEFYGTGLTGLPLAARATIANMAPEYGATMGFFPVDEETLAYLRFTGRDEHLVQLVEAYCKAQGLFRTDETPDPVFSETLELDLGDVEPSIAGPRRPQDRVPLRLAKADWEKNLSAMVPPEKRAATAVVGNGTSFELRHGSVVIAAITSCTNTSNPEVMLGAGLLARKAVERGLSTPPWVKTSLAPGSQVVTEYLAEAGLTPYLDRLGFQLVGYGCTTCIGNSGPLDPRISDAIRENDLVAVAVLSGNRNFEGRVNPDTRANYLASPPLVVAYALAGRIDIDFATEPIGTGSDGTPVFLADIWPSQAEVEEAIRTSVRSEMFRRKYADVFKGDERWRNLPTPSGDLFAWDPKSTYIKRAPYFDNLSLEPTPLTDIEGARVLVMVGDSVTTDHISPAGNISPNSPAGVWLREMGVAREDFNQYGARRGHDEVMVRGTFANIRLRNLLVPGSEGGVTRHLPDGEEMTIFDASLKYRAEGVPLIVLAGKEYGAGSSRDWAAKGVKLLGVRAVIAESYERIHRSNLVGMGVLPLQFLPGENRETLGLSGTEVYTIRGIAQGLAPRALLDVVARGDDGSERTFKVVCRIDTPVELDYYRHDGILPYVLRQIAAQPAS; translated from the coding sequence GTGGCTCACCCTGATTCGTTTGGTGCAAAACGCCGCCTTGAAGTCGGCGGCACGAGCTACACCATCTTCGCGCTCGACGCCCTGCGCGACCGGGGATTTCCCGGCGTCGACCGACTCCCGTTCTCTCTGAAGATCCTGCTCGAAAACCTGCTCCGGCTGGAGGACGGGCGCGCGGTCACCGCCGAGGACATCGCCGCACTTGCCGGCTGGCAGCCGAATTCCGGTGCCGACCGCGAGATCGCCTTCACGCCGGCCCGCGTCCTGCTCCAGGATTTCACCGGGGTCCCGGTGGTGGTCGACCTCGCCTCGATGCGCGACGCGATAGTCGCACTCGGCGGCGATCCCGCGCGCATCAACCCGCTGCAGCGGGTCGACCTCGTCATCGATCACTCAGTCCAGGTCGACTACTACGGCCGCCCCGATGCGTTCGAAAAGAACGTCGAGCTCGAATTCGAGCGGAACCGGGAACGCTACCAGTTCCTGCGCTGGGGTCAGCAGGCGTTCCGGAACTTCCGCGTGGTGCCCCCGGGGACCGGCATTGTGCACCAGGTGAACCTGGAATACCTCGCCTCGGTCGTCTTCCAGAACGAGGTTGACGGAGAGCTGCAGGCGTACCCCGATACCCTCGTCGGCACGGACTCGCACACGACGATGGTGAACGGCCTGGGGGTGCTCGGCTGGGGCGTCGGCGGCATCGAGGCCGAGGCGGCGATGCTGGGCCAGCCGGTAGCGATGCTAATCCCCGAGGTGGTCGGCTTCCGGCTGACGGGCCGCCTCCGCGAGGGGGCAACGGGCACCGACCTCGTCCTCCGGGTGACGCAGATGCTGCGCGAGCGGGGTGTTGTCGGGAAGTTCGTGGAGTTCTACGGGACCGGCCTGACGGGCCTGCCGCTCGCGGCCCGGGCCACCATCGCCAACATGGCGCCTGAGTACGGCGCCACCATGGGCTTCTTCCCCGTTGACGAGGAGACGCTGGCCTACCTTCGCTTCACCGGCCGGGACGAGCATCTCGTTCAGCTGGTGGAGGCGTACTGCAAGGCCCAGGGGCTCTTCAGGACCGATGAGACCCCAGACCCGGTATTTTCGGAGACGCTCGAGCTGGACCTCGGCGATGTCGAGCCGTCGATCGCCGGGCCGCGACGGCCGCAGGACCGCGTTCCCCTGCGGCTCGCGAAAGCCGACTGGGAGAAGAACCTCTCGGCAATGGTCCCGCCCGAGAAGCGGGCCGCCACGGCGGTGGTCGGGAACGGGACGTCATTCGAGCTCCGGCACGGGTCAGTGGTCATCGCAGCGATTACGAGCTGCACAAACACCTCCAATCCCGAGGTGATGCTTGGCGCGGGGCTGCTCGCACGAAAGGCGGTCGAACGCGGGCTTTCGACCCCTCCCTGGGTGAAGACGAGCCTGGCGCCGGGTTCCCAGGTGGTCACCGAGTACCTCGCTGAGGCCGGGCTCACGCCCTACCTCGACCGGCTCGGCTTCCAACTTGTCGGCTACGGGTGCACGACCTGCATCGGCAACTCCGGTCCGCTCGACCCGCGTATCAGCGACGCGATCCGGGAGAACGACCTTGTGGCCGTGGCGGTTCTCTCGGGGAACCGGAACTTCGAAGGACGCGTCAACCCGGACACGCGGGCGAACTACCTCGCTTCGCCGCCGCTGGTGGTCGCGTATGCGCTGGCGGGGCGGATAGATATCGACTTCGCCACCGAGCCTATCGGAACCGGCAGCGACGGCACGCCGGTCTTCCTCGCTGATATCTGGCCATCGCAGGCTGAGGTCGAGGAGGCGATTCGCACATCGGTCCGCTCCGAGATGTTCCGCAGGAAGTACGCCGATGTATTCAAAGGCGATGAGCGGTGGCGAAATCTTCCGACGCCCTCGGGCGACCTCTTCGCGTGGGACCCGAAGTCGACGTACATCAAGCGGGCGCCCTACTTCGACAACCTGTCGCTCGAGCCGACGCCGCTGACCGACATCGAAGGCGCCCGCGTGCTGGTTATGGTGGGCGACTCGGTCACGACGGACCACATCTCGCCGGCCGGCAACATCAGCCCGAACAGTCCGGCGGGGGTCTGGCTCCGGGAGATGGGCGTGGCCAGGGAGGACTTCAACCAGTACGGCGCGCGCCGGGGCCACGACGAGGTGATGGTGCGCGGCACCTTCGCGAACATCCGCCTGCGCAACCTGCTCGTTCCCGGCAGTGAAGGTGGCGTGACCCGCCATCTGCCGGACGGCGAGGAGATGACCATCTTCGATGCGTCGTTGAAATACCGGGCGGAGGGGGTGCCGCTCATCGTGCTCGCAGGGAAGGAGTACGGGGCCGGCTCTTCCCGCGACTGGGCGGCGAAAGGCGTGAAGCTACTCGGGGTTCGAGCCGTCATCGCCGAATCGTACGAACGCATCCACCGAAGCAACCTGGTCGGCATGGGCGTCCTTCCGCTTCAGTTCCTGCCCGGGGAGAACCGGGAGACGCTTGGTCTGAGCGGAACCGAGGTGTACACCATCCGCGGCATCGCGCAGGGGCTTGCGCCGCGCGCGCTGCTCGATGTCGTTGCCCGCGGGGACGACGGCAGCGAACGGACCTTTAAGGTCGTGTGCCGAATCGATACGCCGGTGGAGCTCGACTACTACCGGCACGACGGCATCCTGCCGTACGTCCTGCGCCAGATCGCGGCCCAGCCCGCCAGCTAA